In Zobellia roscoffensis, the following are encoded in one genomic region:
- a CDS encoding tagaturonate reductase has protein sequence MQILNHTNVPNRTQRPLKVMQFGGGNFLRAFVDWMVHVLNQETNFNGDIAIIKPTAGGDYAELKTQNGLFTVVLDGIKNGKLVAEKTLVTEVQEVIHSYNEWAAYLKLAENEDLRFIVSNTTEAGIKFNTEDKFDITPPKEFPAKLTVWLYHRFKHFNADPSKGCILLPCELIEDNGEALKKTVLQYADHWNLDADFKKWIETANHFCSTLVDRIVSGYPSDRAEEIEQELGYKDDLLVAGEYYHSWVIQANETVQKELPFSETDLNVEFVNDLAPYREMKVRILNGAHTSMVPVGYLAGIRFVKEAMENEVVSNFVESLLLEESATTLDFPDDVKNKFVGDVLDRFRNPLLKHQLISISLNSTSKFVARLLPTLKDYYNAQDKLPKRIVFGLSAMLRFYKGEFNGENIALNDDKAVLSFFESEWEKVDNGSSLQDFTKNVLSNTAIWGEDLTQIEGLSETVAKNIENIEANGITSCLKNL, from the coding sequence ATGCAAATTTTAAATCATACAAACGTCCCCAATAGAACGCAACGACCATTAAAGGTAATGCAGTTTGGTGGCGGAAATTTTTTACGTGCTTTTGTGGACTGGATGGTTCACGTACTCAACCAAGAAACAAATTTTAATGGCGATATAGCCATCATAAAACCAACTGCAGGCGGTGATTATGCCGAATTAAAAACGCAAAACGGACTTTTTACCGTTGTTCTTGACGGTATTAAAAATGGAAAGTTAGTTGCCGAAAAAACATTGGTTACTGAAGTACAGGAGGTAATTCACTCCTATAATGAATGGGCTGCTTATCTAAAACTGGCCGAAAACGAAGACTTACGATTTATCGTTTCAAATACAACTGAAGCCGGAATTAAATTCAATACCGAGGATAAATTTGATATTACACCACCTAAAGAATTTCCTGCTAAACTTACAGTCTGGCTATACCACCGTTTCAAACATTTTAATGCAGACCCTTCAAAAGGATGTATTTTGCTTCCTTGCGAATTGATTGAAGATAACGGAGAAGCCTTAAAAAAGACGGTTTTACAATACGCAGACCATTGGAATCTAGATGCTGATTTCAAAAAATGGATTGAGACTGCAAATCACTTTTGTAGCACTTTGGTAGATCGTATCGTTTCTGGTTACCCTTCTGACCGTGCTGAAGAAATTGAGCAAGAATTGGGATACAAGGATGACCTTTTAGTTGCTGGTGAGTATTACCACAGCTGGGTAATCCAAGCGAATGAAACGGTTCAAAAAGAACTTCCATTTTCGGAAACTGACCTAAACGTGGAATTCGTAAATGACCTTGCTCCCTACCGCGAGATGAAAGTCCGTATTTTAAATGGTGCACATACTTCTATGGTTCCCGTTGGTTATTTGGCTGGTATCCGTTTTGTGAAAGAGGCGATGGAGAACGAGGTCGTGAGTAACTTTGTAGAAAGTCTTCTTTTAGAGGAATCCGCAACTACACTTGATTTTCCGGATGATGTAAAAAATAAGTTTGTTGGTGATGTTCTTGATCGTTTTAGAAATCCCCTTTTAAAACATCAACTTATAAGCATCTCCTTAAATAGTACTTCTAAGTTCGTTGCTCGTTTATTGCCTACCCTAAAAGATTATTACAATGCTCAAGACAAGTTACCAAAACGCATTGTTTTTGGACTTTCAGCTATGCTCCGGTTTTATAAGGGCGAGTTTAACGGTGAGAACATTGCTCTTAATGATGATAAGGCTGTTTTAAGTTTCTTTGAATCGGAATGGGAGAAAGTAGACAATGGTTCAAGCTTACAGGATTTTACAAAAAATGTATTGAGTAACACTGCTATTTGGGGCGAAGATTTAACTCAAATAGAAGGTCTTTCGGAAACCGTAGCTAAGAATATCGAAAACATTGAAGCCAACGGAATCACTTCCTGTTTAAAAAACTTATAA
- a CDS encoding amidohydrolase family protein yields the protein MTIDSHQHFWKYEPVKHSWIDDSMSVIRRDFLPQDLKKVYQENQVDGCVAVQADQTLEETNFLLDLAKENDFIKGVVGWADLRADNIDSVLEKYSTNKNLKGWRHVVQGEADHNFLLRPDFLRGISKLEKYDHAYDILVFPHQLGSVLEFVKKFPNQRFVIDHIAKPYIKDGFYDGWATLMKEIGKHKNVYCKLSGMITEADYKTWTAEQLQPYMHLTLEAFGSERLMFGSDWPVCLVAGNYGQVKSIVSHFISTLSSQDQNMIMGANAREFYNL from the coding sequence ATGACGATAGATAGTCACCAACATTTTTGGAAATACGAACCGGTAAAACATTCTTGGATCGATGATAGCATGTCAGTTATCCGGAGAGATTTTCTTCCCCAAGATTTGAAGAAGGTCTATCAAGAAAATCAAGTTGATGGTTGTGTTGCTGTGCAAGCGGACCAAACTCTTGAGGAAACCAACTTTTTATTGGATTTAGCTAAGGAGAACGATTTTATAAAAGGTGTTGTGGGTTGGGCAGACCTTAGAGCAGATAATATTGATTCTGTTTTAGAAAAATACAGTACAAATAAGAACCTAAAAGGCTGGAGACATGTGGTTCAAGGTGAAGCCGATCATAATTTCTTGTTGCGTCCTGATTTTTTACGAGGAATATCCAAACTTGAAAAATATGACCACGCTTATGATATTTTGGTTTTCCCGCATCAATTAGGCTCTGTTCTAGAATTTGTAAAAAAATTTCCTAACCAAAGATTTGTCATAGACCATATCGCAAAACCTTATATAAAAGATGGTTTTTATGACGGTTGGGCCACCTTAATGAAAGAAATAGGAAAACATAAAAATGTGTATTGCAAGCTCTCCGGTATGATTACCGAAGCCGATTACAAGACGTGGACGGCCGAACAACTACAACCGTACATGCATTTAACCTTAGAGGCCTTTGGAAGTGAACGTTTAATGTTTGGTTCAGATTGGCCTGTGTGTCTGGTAGCAGGTAATTACGGGCAAGTAAAAAGCATTGTATCTCATTTCATTTCAACGCTTAGCAGCCAAGACCAAAACATGATTATGGGAGCGAACGCACGAGAATTTTATAATTTATAA
- a CDS encoding SDR family oxidoreductase has protein sequence MDLNLKGKVVVISGAAGKEGSIGETILQRLAEEGAIPAVIDRNARGFGYVEAIQKKGIDAIFCQTDVTDPEQIENAVNTIVKKYGRIDAVINNVGVNDGVGLDASYEDFMDSLKLNMVSYFLIVKHALPSLIKSKGNILNIGSKVALTGQGRTSGYAASKGGVLGLTREWAVDLIKHDIRSNAIIIAESWTPSYDTWIKTLPNGEEKLQSIVKKIPLENRMTSTNEIADTCLFTISNRSSHTTGQFIFVDGGYVHLDRSLLTED, from the coding sequence ATGGATTTAAATTTGAAAGGAAAAGTAGTCGTTATTAGCGGCGCGGCAGGAAAAGAAGGCAGCATTGGAGAAACTATTTTACAGCGTTTGGCGGAAGAAGGTGCAATACCTGCGGTCATTGATCGTAATGCTCGTGGGTTTGGTTATGTTGAAGCTATTCAGAAAAAAGGAATTGACGCTATTTTTTGTCAAACCGATGTAACTGACCCAGAACAGATTGAAAATGCCGTAAATACAATTGTAAAGAAATATGGGCGTATTGATGCAGTCATTAATAACGTTGGCGTAAACGATGGTGTTGGGCTTGATGCTAGTTATGAAGATTTTATGGATTCACTTAAGTTGAATATGGTGAGCTATTTTCTAATCGTTAAACATGCCCTGCCGTCTTTAATCAAATCAAAAGGCAACATTTTAAACATTGGTTCTAAAGTTGCTTTAACCGGACAGGGTAGAACTTCTGGTTACGCTGCTTCTAAAGGTGGTGTTCTTGGCCTGACTCGAGAATGGGCCGTTGATTTAATCAAACACGACATCCGCTCCAATGCTATTATAATTGCCGAAAGCTGGACTCCATCTTACGACACATGGATTAAAACATTACCTAACGGAGAAGAAAAACTGCAATCCATTGTGAAAAAAATTCCTTTGGAAAATAGAATGACCAGCACTAATGAGATAGCAGACACTTGCTTATTTACAATCTCAAATAGATCATCGCACACTACAGGACAATTTATTTTTGTAGATGGTGGATATGTGCATTTAGATCGTTCTTTACTGACCGAAGATTAA
- the fucP gene encoding L-fucose:H+ symporter permease, which produces MTKNTKTPVVPKHLLVPFIAATSIFALWGFANDLTNPMVAAFKKVMILSNEEAYNVQFAFYFGYGVMAIPAALFIRKFSYKSGLLLGLALYALGAMLFYPAAENGSYTYFLISLFVITCGLGFLETTSNPLILSMGDKETATQRLNLAQSFNPIGSLTGMLIAKFVVLDRILSADYADSSEIVALGAEKAAEIKAFDLNIISGPYIAVGIFVALVFFVIWKTKIPAMVMGDHLSIKESLDRIFKSKTFILGVVAQMFYVGAQIMCWTAIFQLVEYLNESQNLGVDATWWNITAMVSFVTTRFIGTALMKKINPAKMLAYFGLAAALMCGGIIMTSGILSLVFLVFVSVFMSIMFPTIYGLALKDMGEEAKLASSGLIMAIVGGAFLPKLQASIMDFGDTVNGQEVFGDKIAGNITEIHFSFLLPMICLLFVAFYGMYAYKVTKLKTA; this is translated from the coding sequence ATGACAAAAAACACCAAAACACCCGTAGTACCAAAGCATTTACTTGTTCCTTTTATTGCTGCGACTTCTATTTTCGCTCTTTGGGGATTTGCCAATGATTTGACAAACCCAATGGTTGCTGCCTTCAAGAAGGTGATGATTCTCTCTAACGAGGAAGCTTACAACGTACAATTCGCATTTTATTTCGGGTATGGTGTCATGGCAATTCCTGCTGCATTGTTCATTCGGAAATTCAGTTATAAATCAGGTTTGCTACTTGGTTTGGCGCTTTATGCTTTGGGAGCTATGCTTTTCTATCCTGCTGCTGAAAATGGCTCATACACGTATTTTCTAATTTCATTATTTGTAATTACTTGCGGATTAGGATTTTTAGAAACTACTTCAAATCCGCTCATTCTTTCAATGGGAGATAAAGAAACGGCTACCCAAAGATTAAACCTAGCCCAGTCTTTCAACCCTATAGGCTCTCTTACAGGCATGCTAATTGCCAAATTTGTAGTGTTGGACAGAATACTCTCTGCAGACTATGCAGATAGTTCTGAAATTGTTGCACTTGGTGCCGAAAAAGCAGCTGAAATAAAAGCTTTTGATTTGAATATTATTAGTGGTCCATATATTGCGGTAGGTATCTTTGTAGCTTTAGTTTTCTTTGTTATTTGGAAAACTAAAATTCCAGCAATGGTGATGGGAGACCATTTATCCATTAAAGAATCTTTAGACCGTATTTTTAAGAGTAAAACTTTCATATTGGGGGTGGTTGCCCAAATGTTCTATGTTGGTGCTCAGATTATGTGCTGGACAGCCATTTTTCAATTGGTAGAATATCTAAATGAATCTCAAAATTTGGGTGTTGATGCCACTTGGTGGAATATTACTGCAATGGTGTCTTTTGTAACTACTAGATTTATTGGTACAGCATTAATGAAAAAAATAAACCCCGCTAAAATGTTAGCCTATTTTGGTTTGGCAGCTGCACTTATGTGCGGTGGTATTATAATGACCTCGGGTATTCTAAGCTTAGTATTTTTGGTGTTTGTTTCTGTATTCATGTCTATCATGTTCCCTACTATCTACGGTCTTGCGCTTAAAGATATGGGTGAAGAAGCAAAACTGGCTTCATCAGGACTTATTATGGCCATTGTAGGCGGTGCTTTTTTACCAAAGCTACAAGCTAGTATAATGGATTTTGGAGATACCGTAAACGGACAAGAAGTATTTGGTGATAAGATAGCTGGAAACATAACTGAAATTCACTTTTCTTTCCTATTACCTATGATTTGTCTTTTATTTGTTGCATTCTACGGTATGTACGCCTATAAAGTAACCAAATTGAAAACAGCTTAA
- a CDS encoding L-rhamnose mutarotase — translation MKTKRYCYSCDLKDDPKLIAEYKEYHAPGNARPAITKSIKDAGIVDMQIFLTGNRMFMIMEVDETFDAKRKAEMDAENPAVQEWEQLMWKYQQGLPWSKNGEKWIELERIFKL, via the coding sequence ATGAAAACGAAAAGATACTGCTATTCCTGTGATCTTAAAGATGACCCAAAACTCATTGCAGAATACAAAGAATATCATGCTCCTGGTAACGCCCGTCCCGCAATAACAAAAAGTATTAAAGATGCGGGTATTGTAGACATGCAGATTTTCCTAACCGGAAACCGTATGTTTATGATTATGGAAGTCGATGAAACTTTTGATGCCAAGAGAAAGGCTGAAATGGATGCTGAGAACCCAGCCGTACAAGAATGGGAACAATTGATGTGGAAATACCAACAAGGCCTACCTTGGTCTAAAAATGGTGAAAAATGGATTGAATTAGAGCGTATTTTCAAACTCTAA
- a CDS encoding sulfatase family protein — translation MCCKKNNLLYALLLLIVFSSCKEEKAVITEKKPNIIYIMADDHTTQGFGIYGSRLAKLNPTPTLDKIANEGIIFENCFVSNSICTPSRAAIITGQNSQLNGVLDLDGRIEPARQFLPIEMKKLGYQTAVVGKWHLKEEPAAFDYYKVLPGQGKYFDPEFRVRGDKPWPKNTVQTKGHSSDMVTDISLDWLKNERDPNKPFFLVHQFKAPHDDFENAPRYEEYLEDTFIPEPESLYERGNNGSIATRGNNDSLTRIIGSSVSHRNLIRNQAMNIYVDSSIHRSYRDADKIRPEEYVKWEMDDEEKKYTSKVYQDYVKKYLRCVKGVDDNVKRLMDYLEAEGLMDNTIIVYTGDQGFMLGEHDFIDKRWMYEESMRMPFFVRYPEKIKAGTRTDAIINNTDFAPTLIEMAGGSTPDYMQGKSFKTILETGEEPADWQKSTYYRYWMHMAHRHQNPAHFGVRTKDYKLIFFYGKYYVDTTDPNANWDKENWGNDFDTDTPAAWEFYDLKKDPKEMNNAYADPAYAETITELKEELLRLRKDLNETDEKYPHIQKVIDEHWDD, via the coding sequence ATGTGCTGCAAAAAGAACAATCTACTGTATGCTCTTTTGTTGCTTATTGTGTTTTCTTCTTGTAAAGAAGAGAAGGCTGTAATCACAGAAAAAAAACCAAATATTATCTACATCATGGCTGATGACCATACAACCCAGGGATTTGGGATTTACGGTAGTAGATTGGCTAAATTAAACCCAACTCCAACCTTAGATAAGATTGCCAATGAGGGCATCATATTTGAAAATTGCTTTGTGAGCAATTCTATTTGTACGCCTAGCCGGGCTGCCATAATTACTGGGCAAAACTCTCAGTTAAATGGTGTTTTGGATTTAGATGGCCGTATTGAGCCAGCTCGCCAGTTTCTTCCAATTGAAATGAAAAAATTAGGTTACCAAACCGCTGTTGTTGGTAAATGGCACTTAAAAGAAGAGCCTGCAGCGTTTGACTATTATAAGGTTTTACCTGGTCAAGGTAAATATTTTGATCCTGAGTTCAGGGTTCGTGGTGATAAGCCGTGGCCTAAAAATACTGTTCAGACTAAGGGGCATTCTTCTGACATGGTTACCGATATTTCTTTAGATTGGCTAAAGAACGAAAGAGACCCTAACAAACCTTTCTTTTTAGTGCATCAGTTTAAAGCACCTCATGATGATTTTGAAAATGCTCCTCGTTACGAAGAGTATTTGGAAGATACCTTTATTCCAGAACCAGAAAGTTTGTACGAAAGAGGAAATAACGGTTCTATTGCAACACGTGGTAATAACGATTCTTTAACGAGAATAATAGGTTCATCCGTGTCGCACAGAAACTTGATTCGTAACCAGGCTATGAACATTTATGTAGATAGCTCTATTCACCGTTCGTATCGTGATGCGGATAAAATTCGTCCTGAAGAGTATGTAAAGTGGGAGATGGATGATGAAGAGAAGAAGTACACAAGTAAAGTGTACCAAGATTACGTAAAGAAGTATTTACGTTGTGTAAAAGGTGTTGATGATAACGTAAAACGTTTGATGGATTATTTAGAGGCTGAAGGGCTTATGGATAACACTATAATCGTTTATACGGGCGACCAAGGGTTTATGCTTGGTGAACATGATTTTATTGATAAACGATGGATGTATGAGGAATCTATGCGGATGCCTTTCTTTGTTCGTTACCCAGAAAAAATAAAAGCAGGAACCCGCACCGATGCTATAATCAATAATACAGATTTCGCACCTACGCTTATAGAAATGGCCGGAGGTAGTACACCTGATTACATGCAAGGAAAAAGCTTTAAAACAATTTTGGAAACAGGTGAGGAGCCAGCAGATTGGCAGAAGTCCACATATTACAGGTACTGGATGCACATGGCACACCGTCACCAAAACCCTGCCCACTTTGGAGTTCGTACCAAAGATTATAAGCTTATATTTTTCTACGGAAAATATTATGTAGATACCACAGACCCAAATGCAAATTGGGACAAAGAGAATTGGGGTAATGATTTTGATACAGATACACCTGCCGCTTGGGAATTTTATGATTTAAAGAAAGACCCCAAGGAAATGAACAATGCGTATGCGGATCCGGCGTATGCTGAAACTATAACGGAACTTAAGGAAGAGTTATTAAGACTTCGTAAAGACTTGAATGAAACTGATGAGAAATATCCTCACATTCAAAAAGTTATAGACGAGCATTGGGATGATTAA